The genomic stretch CGTATGTCGCGTTCCCTGTCGGTAGCCACCCGACAGACTGTCCGATCACGGACAGTCGACATCTCGATCATGCCTCTGACCTGCGACGAAGCCCCGGCAGTGCGGTGTGTCGTCAGTCGTCGTCCAGATCCAACACCGGCACGCCGGCCTGGCACCGCACCGACAGCTCGTGCTCGCCGCTCGGGCCGACGAACTTCACCTCGGCGTCGTCGTCCGGGCCCCGGTCCACGTCCTCCACCGAGTAGCCCTGCTTCGGGGACCAGTACGCCAGCCACACCCCGCCCGGCACGCACTCGGCCACCACGCTGCCGCCCGGGTTGGAGAAGCTGCGCCGGTGGGACGCGTCCGGCGTGGGGCTCACCGGCGGCGTACCCGTCGGCTCCGGTGAGCCGGTCGGGCCCGGCGTACCGCTCGTCGTCCCGACCGTACGGGGCGGCGCGGCCAACTCGCGGGCGATCTCCTCCTGGCTGCGGACGCCGCCTGGCGTGCCGGTGAGGCTCTCCCCCACCAGCCGGATCGCGGCGAGTCCGATCAGCGTGGCGACCACCGCGGTGGCCAACCACCCGGCGACGGCGAGGAGCGTGCGACGTCCCATCACCCGACTATCCCTGATCGCGGGTTGCGGCGACCTTCGGGGAAGACTAAGGGAGGGTTAACGAAAGCCGTGGTCGGGCCCGGGCGGATATACCCTGCCTGCTGTGGCCCGCCTGCTGCTCATCGAGGACGACCTGACCATCCGCAACCCGCTGGTGCGGGCGCTGCGCGAACGGGGACACGCGGTGGCGGCGGCGTCGACCGCGATGGCCGGGCTCCGCGACGCGCTCGAAGACCGCCCCGACCTGGTCGTAATCGACCTCGGGCTGCCCGACCTGGACGGCCGCGAACTGCTGCGGATGCTGCGCGCGGTCAGCGCGGTACCGGTCATCGTCGCCACCGCCCGCGACGACGAGACGGAGATCGTCCGGGTCCTCGACGCCGGGGCCGACGACTACGTGGTCAAGCCGTTCACCGCCGCCCAACTCGACGCGCGGGTCCGCGCGGTGCTGCGACGCGGGCCGGGCGGACCCGCCGAGGAGGATCCGACCGTGGTCGTCGGCGGGCTGCGGATCGACCCCCGCGCGCGGCAGGTCAGCCTGGACGGCGCGCCGGTCGAGCTGACGCCGCGCGAGTTCGACCTGCTGCGGCACCTGGCCACCCGGGTCGGCGAGGTGGTGACCAAACGCGAGCTGCTCACCGAGGTGTGGCAGATCCCGTACGGCGGGGCGGACAAGACCGTCGACGTGCACCTGTCCTGGCTGCGTCGCAAACTCGGCGAGAGCGCCCAGCAGCCTCGCTACCTGCACACCGTACGCGGGGTGGGGGTCCGGCTGGTCTCGCCCGAGGTGCAGCGGTGAGGGCGCGACTGGCACTGCTGGTCGCCGCCGTCAGCGTGCTCATCGTGATCGCCTTCCTGGTGCCGCTGGCGCTGCTGCTGCGGACCTCCGCCGAGGACCGGGCGACCGCACGGGCCACCGCCGACGCGCAGGGTCTCGCCCCGGTGGTCGGCACCGCCGACTCCGAGACCGTCCGGCTGACCGTCGACCAACTCGTCCAGTCCGGCCGACCGGTCAGCGTCTTCCTGCCCGACGGCAACCAACTCGGCTCACCGGCCCCCCGTACGCCCGCCGTCGTGCTGGCCGCCCGGGGGCAGAGCCTGACCGCCGAGACGCCGGAGGGCCGCGAGGTGGTGATCGCGGTCCAGGGCCGTACGGAGGGCACCGCGGTCATCCGCACCTTCGTGCCCAACGCCGAGCTGACCAGCGGGGTGGACCGGGCCTGGCTGGTGCTGTCCCTGCTCGGCCTGCTGCTGGTACTGATCGGGCTGGCCGTGGCCGACCGGCTGGCCCGCACCCTGGTCCGTCCGATCGGCGAGCTGTCGGCGGTGTCGCACCGGCTGGCCAACGCCGAACTGGACGCGCGCGTCGAGCCGTCCGGGCCGGCGGAGCTGCGCGAGGTGGGCGGTGCCCTCAACCACCTGGCCGGCCGGATCCAGGAACTGCTGGTGCAGGAACGCGAGCAGGTGGCCGATCTGTCGCACCGGTTGCGGACCCCGCTGACCGCGCTGCGGCTGGAAGCCGAATCGCTGGCCGACCCGCAGGACGCCGCCCGGATCGCCGGTGCGGTGGACGGGCTGGAACGGGCGGTGACCGGGCTGATCAGGCAGGCCCGGTGGCGTACGCCCGCCGACGGTGCGGTGGTCTCCGACGCGGTGGCGACGGTGACCGAGCGGGTGGCCTTCTGGTCCGTGCTGGCCGAGGACACCGGCCGGGCGGTCGACCTCGACCTGGCACCCGGCCCGCTGCCGGTCGGCGTCCCCGCCGACGAGTTGGAGGCGGCGGTGGACGCGTTGCTCGGCAACGTCTTCGCGCACACCCCCGACGGCACCGCCTTCGCCGTGCGGCTCGTACCCGACGGCGACCAGGTGGTGCTGACGGTGGCCGACGAGGGCCCCGGCATCGCCGCCGAGTCGGTCCGTCGCGGGGCCAGCCAGGCCGGGTCGACCGGCCTGGGGCTGGACATCGCCCGCCGGGCCGCCCAGGCCAGCGGCGGCCGGCTGGAACTGGGCGAGCGCCCCGGCGGCGGCGCCGAGGTGGTGCTGCATATGGGGGCCGGTCGCTCTTAACCCGACCTTAGTGTTCGGACAGCGCGCCGCTATCCCGCCCCGACCGATGCTGTGTGCATCAACCGAGGAGAGGTGGCACCGATGAAGCGCAACCCCCTGATCCTGGCGTCGGCCGGCGGCGCCGCGGCGGTCCTCGCGGCGGTCGGGATCTTCCTGGGCGTCACGGCGGCCGACAACGACCGCGCGCGGCAGACCACGCTGACGGCGGCGACCGGCACCCCGGACGAGAGCGTCCCGAGCACTCTCGACATCGTCACCCCGTCGGCCGACCCCGGCACGGCGGCACCGACGGCCGACCACAGCACGGCCGCTCCGCCGACCGGCACCGGCGCCCCGGAGACCGCCGACAAGGTGAGCCGGGAGCGGGCCGGCGAGATCGCCCTGGCGTACGCGGGCGGCGGCCGGATCACCGAAATCGACCGGGACCGGGAGAACAACCGCCCGGTCTGGGAGGTCGAGATCGTCAAGGGCGACATCGAGCACGAGATCGACGTCGACCGGGAGACCGGCCAGGTGATCAAGGCCGAGCAGGAGCGGTACGACGGCGATGACGACGACCGCGATGACGATGACGATGACGATGACGACGATGACGACGACCGGGACGACGACTGACCGGTCGGCATCGGGTCGGTGACGGCCATTGACACCCCGGAGCGGCAGCCGCCGCCCGGGGTGTCACGCTGTTCCGGCCCGCGCCCCGGACCGCCGGCCGGCCCGGCTCAGCGGCCCCGGTGCAGCCAGGCGAGCAGGTCCGGCGGGGCCAACGCGGCGGCCCGGCGGTGGTAGCGGGCCAGGGTCTCGGCATCGAGCAGCGCGCTGCCCTGGCCGGAGCGGCCACTGCGGAAGAAGGCCCGCCGGTCCTTGAACACCCCCGCCGGGTCGGGAGCGAGGCGGTCGGCGCGCGCCCGCATCCGGTCGAACGTGGCGGCCTCGACCAGCTCCGGACCGGGCGGTTCGAGCCCCATCCGCTCGGCGAGCCGGCCCATCTGCCCGGCCAGGTCGGCGGTGAGGTCGTCGTAGTGGACCAGATGGACGTTGGGCCGGCGCCGACGTGCCCAGACGTCCCGCAGGTGCGCCATGACCCCGGGCAGGGAGTCCAGCTCGACCCGAGGGTCCGGATCCGCGTCGACCCAGCGTACGAGCGCCTGCTCGACCGGCGGTGGGGACGGCTCGGCCACCGGTGGCGGGGACGCCGGGTTGCCGGTCAGCTCGGCCAGGCGGGCACGGTCCAG from Micromonospora craniellae encodes the following:
- a CDS encoding response regulator transcription factor; protein product: MARLLLIEDDLTIRNPLVRALRERGHAVAAASTAMAGLRDALEDRPDLVVIDLGLPDLDGRELLRMLRAVSAVPVIVATARDDETEIVRVLDAGADDYVVKPFTAAQLDARVRAVLRRGPGGPAEEDPTVVVGGLRIDPRARQVSLDGAPVELTPREFDLLRHLATRVGEVVTKRELLTEVWQIPYGGADKTVDVHLSWLRRKLGESAQQPRYLHTVRGVGVRLVSPEVQR
- a CDS encoding PepSY domain-containing protein, whose translation is MKRNPLILASAGGAAAVLAAVGIFLGVTAADNDRARQTTLTAATGTPDESVPSTLDIVTPSADPGTAAPTADHSTAAPPTGTGAPETADKVSRERAGEIALAYAGGGRITEIDRDRENNRPVWEVEIVKGDIEHEIDVDRETGQVIKAEQERYDGDDDDRDDDDDDDDDDDDDRDDD
- a CDS encoding sulfotransferase domain-containing protein, translating into MPGSLARYRSADEDSARWRDFVFRPGDIVISTRSKSGTTWMQMICALLVLRTPDLPAPLSELSPWLDWLVEPTESVYRRLAAQSHRRFVKTHTPLDGVPADPRVHYVVVARHPLDLAVSLHHQGANLDRARLAELTGNPASPPPVAEPSPPPVEQALVRWVDADPDPRVELDSLPGVMAHLRDVWARRRRPNVHLVHYDDLTADLAGQMGRLAERMGLEPPGPELVEAATFDRMRARADRLAPDPAGVFKDRRAFFRSGRSGQGSALLDAETLARYHRRAAALAPPDLLAWLHRGR
- a CDS encoding sensor histidine kinase, giving the protein MRARLALLVAAVSVLIVIAFLVPLALLLRTSAEDRATARATADAQGLAPVVGTADSETVRLTVDQLVQSGRPVSVFLPDGNQLGSPAPRTPAVVLAARGQSLTAETPEGREVVIAVQGRTEGTAVIRTFVPNAELTSGVDRAWLVLSLLGLLLVLIGLAVADRLARTLVRPIGELSAVSHRLANAELDARVEPSGPAELREVGGALNHLAGRIQELLVQEREQVADLSHRLRTPLTALRLEAESLADPQDAARIAGAVDGLERAVTGLIRQARWRTPADGAVVSDAVATVTERVAFWSVLAEDTGRAVDLDLAPGPLPVGVPADELEAAVDALLGNVFAHTPDGTAFAVRLVPDGDQVVLTVADEGPGIAAESVRRGASQAGSTGLGLDIARRAAQASGGRLELGERPGGGAEVVLHMGAGRS
- a CDS encoding septum formation initiator; protein product: MGRRTLLAVAGWLATAVVATLIGLAAIRLVGESLTGTPGGVRSQEEIARELAAPPRTVGTTSGTPGPTGSPEPTGTPPVSPTPDASHRRSFSNPGGSVVAECVPGGVWLAYWSPKQGYSVEDVDRGPDDDAEVKFVGPSGEHELSVRCQAGVPVLDLDDD